One Pricia mediterranea genomic window, TAAAAATTATAGTTTGGGAGAAACGAAAAAACGGAGTTCAATTGGGCTTGAAGATATGAAAATAATCTTCAGCTTGAAATCGAAATAAACCAAATGATCCACCTGATAGTCGGAAATACGGGTTCCGGAAATACAACATACTCATCGGAATTGAAAGAAAAAACGAACGGAATTATATTTTCGATCGACAAGTGGAACAACACACTGTTTCTTCCCGATAAGAAACCGACCGATGGCCTTGAGTGGTTCCTCGAAAAAATCAACAGAGCGGAAGAAATAATAATGGGTCTAGTTCAACAGTTGGAAAACTCAAACACTGACTCTATCCTGGACTTGGGACTATCCAAATTCGAGCATCGAGAAAAATTTAGAAAATTCGCGGATCTGAACGGCTACCAAATAAAAACCCACTTTTTGGACATTCCAAAAGAAACCCGATTGGAGAGGGTAATGAAAAGAAACGATAGCCAAGGAGCTACATTCGAGTTCGAGGTAACCATGGAGAATTTTGAATTTATGGAAAATTGGTTCGAGAGACCAACTGATGAAGAAATGGTAGGAACAAAGGTCATTACGGAATGAGAACGAGCGGAAATTATGAAATCTTCGTTATCGTTTGAACGAAATCCCAACAAAGAAAGAACGGACATTACGCAAGTAGCAGGAATCGATATTCGGTCGGATTAAAAAGCACGAAAACAGAACTCAAGCGGAATCGAATTCACAGCTAAGGGAGACAAAACGTGTGGTAATCGAGTAGACGGGTGGCGACCATTAGGTCGCCACCCGTCTACTCATCGTCAGACCTGTTCTTGTTTCGAGGGGCCATCCACCAAGGCGGATTCCTTCCCGAATTAAGAACCAATTCACGTTCGATCTTTCCTCACCCGTGAGACCTCTAGGGCACTGCCCTCAAAATGTGGAAAATGCATAAATGTACCGAAATCAATTATTTGACGCAGATTATTCCAATGGAAAATTACTGCTTTCTTATTGGGGTAAAAGGTCTTTTGATCAAATCAATATCAGTGGAAAACGTCAAATGATTCTTCAACAAAGAGAACCTATTATACCTCATTGAATAGCATTTTGGATCAAAAATAAATTGTTATTTTCATCCAAGTTGATTTTTGACGGAAGTACCCCTAAGCCTCACTTGATACTACTTGACGCAAAAAATAATCAGAGCGCAATATGGAGCACACAATAAAAAAACGCATTTTTTTTGGAGCTTTG contains:
- a CDS encoding AAA family ATPase translates to MIHLIVGNTGSGNTTYSSELKEKTNGIIFSIDKWNNTLFLPDKKPTDGLEWFLEKINRAEEIIMGLVQQLENSNTDSILDLGLSKFEHREKFRKFADLNGYQIKTHFLDIPKETRLERVMKRNDSQGATFEFEVTMENFEFMENWFERPTDEEMVGTKVITE